A stretch of DNA from Cryptomeria japonica chromosome 4, Sugi_1.0, whole genome shotgun sequence:
TATATAAGAGTAAGATAACTTAAATTTACATTAAAAATGTTCAAATAGTTTGCAATAGAATcactatttttctattttcaatgaTATAACTATCATTTGAGACATAATCTATTACTAAGACTTTTATCTTGATAGATACCACCTATCCTCTTCTACAAATTGTATGCAGTTGTCTCCCTAGAAAATATTCAAGAGGAAAAATATATATAAGATAGAAATTTGTGTGGTTCTTCATGTCTCCTTGTCTATCTTCGTGAGACATTTTAGAGGGCTTCATTTCTTATGAAATAGAAAATCACTTATTTATTTCTTCAAGgacatcttccatcttcaactttcaTACCTCGTATTTAATACCATTTAATTTCTCAATATCCATACAACAAATAAAAGTCATGGTTTTTAGTCATTTCTTTAAATTTACAAAACTACACAATGCAAAATTGTATATTGTAGCcaaaaagtcttcaacactttATAGAAAGGCATCCCTCTTAATGCAAAACTATTAGCTCTAATTGTAGGAAATAATAGAGATTATTTATATTCAAATCTCAACTCCACTATCTCCTACTCAGGTTCaaattttatttcttcaaatgaCATTTTTGGCGCTTTAGTGCAGTAAGATCATAGGCATTGTCTTCTATAAATAGCTTACTGGGGGGAGTACTTGATAGATATATCAAGATTATTTTGTGACCCTCATCTTACAAACCTGGAAAGCACTATTGAGGAGATTTATGTCCTCTTTGATGTTAGCTCCCATAGAGTTGCATCATCATATTTAGATGTCATTAGGTTGCCTACATCTATTTCTATAGTGATAGATTTTGTATATATTCATGATTGACATATTTGACTTGATCATTAGTCATGTTGACATCCTTTGTAGAGTACCAATTTTTCATCAATATATTTGTCACACACATCGTGAGAACCATACATTTGTGGTTCCTATACTTGAATCTTGCATGGTACCTCATTCATTTTATCAATATTTGTCACAATTTGGTATTGGTTTATACATCATTGAGTAGCATTTGGAAGGTTTGTCTTTATTTTTGGATCTTATTCTACATTCATTCCCACGAGGTTTTGATTTGTCATTTTTAAAGCTAGGCATGGAATTGTTGGTTTGATTGTGACACCTCTTGACACCATCATGGCATCATCAGTCCTTGATTAGTGGTAGTTAGGTGCCACCTATTTCTTAGTTAGACTAAGCTAACTTACCTTTTGATTAGGAGTGATTTAGAGTTAAAATTTTAAAGGTTGTATAACAAGCTATATTTTAATATAAGTTAATTAAAATATAGCTTATTAGGTTGTCATATAACCCTAGTTGCAAAGGCACTTTGTCTTGACCAACCctttgaaaaaatatttaaaaaataaaaaaggaatcaCCTAAGATGTAAATTATGAACTCTTTCTTATTGCATCAAATTGAAATGTGTTGCTATAGATTGTTTTGTAGGATTATCGAACTCTTGATTTCTAGGCCAAGAGATGATTAGAATGTATTCAATGAatgcatttaaatacaaaaaatgtAATATGAAATTGTACTAAAAGTATGTTTATTCAACTCAAGGTAGAAGGGTAAAGGAGGCAAATCaactaaatttaaattttgaattggaAAGGGACAAGTTTGCAACCATGAAGTTGTCCTTGCATTCATAAACTTGTCTTGGGACAGAACAATGGTTAGATCCAGGAGGCAAACAGCTAAATGAAAGTAGGTACATATATACATGTGATAATAAGACAAATGCGATAAATGTAATTAGTGTATGTAAATCAATATGATAGAACTAGACGTCTAAGAATATATATACAATGATGAATAAATAGAAGCATAAACCTTATTTCATGCAATATTATGTCATTTATTATAGACATAATTACTTGGATAATATGTTACAGAAATAAGAGCAACAAATAGTGTTGCCAAATTAAAAAAGAGGAGATGAACCAGCCCCAAATTACATATCAACAAGTATAAATAGCAATTTTCAACCCTTACAAACAACTGAATGCACAACCCTGAACATAACAGCAGTCTAAACAAAAAGCAAATTTGAACCAACATACACTGTATCAGAATGAAGATCTCAAAAAAAATCTTTGAATCTCATCAGAACTTGAACATCCAACCACATATTTACTAGTAtacttttattaaaaatatatatgtaaagtATGCCGACAGATATCTTCTAATAGAAAAGAACtgttgtaaaataaatgttcttctaaaatactaaacaccaagaatacaattcatacaaaaagttgtgaatctagttggagacaagtgaCGTAAAATAACACATCCACAAAAACTGAAACATGACATATTccatgcatttacccgtcatttgcatgtcaaattgtttcaaaaatgaatttttgtttacagacattttaatgtcattgtagatgcctctcagcaTAACTCTCAACATAATGACATTACACCTTCCCAAATACAAAACCTTATTTGAATATATGCTACAAACGGCCTCCCACCTTAACATGCAATCCACTTTTCCAAAAAAAACTACGTGGCTAAACCTAGACCAACCTCCCGTTTGTGTTATCTTCTCTCCCCTCTTAAAATGCAGAGGCATGTGCAGAGGGAAGAAGTAAAGGAAGGATGGATCAAGTGGTGAGAAACAGAGAAGTGGTACTACTTTCCTATTCCAGTGAAGGGCCTGTCACAGAGGACAATCTGAAAATCAGAGAAACCCAACTGAACTTAAATGCATGTAAAGAAGGGGAAGTTGTTGTGAAGAATACGTGGGCCTCAGTGGATCCATATCTCAGATGGCTTATGAAAGAACCCAACACGGCACTCTATATGGACAGCTTCAAATTAGATCAGGTTTTCTGCTTCTGAGTTCTTGGCCTTATCTGATTGATTTCAATGTTTTATGCAATTGTTTTGAAGTTTTAAATATCAATACTGTACAATTTACTGTGTTTTTTACAGACCATCACTGCACTCATGGTTGGAAAAGTAGTTCTTTCGGCCAATCCTGAGTTTAAAGTGGGTGATGTGGTCACTGGGGTGTATGAAGTGTCTGACTACAGCATAGTAGGAGGATCAAAATTAAGAAAAATTGACACCAATCTGGCTAAACCTTCTGATTATTTGGGGCCTCTCGGTACTCATCTACTGTTTCATTGAAGTAATGTTTTTAGTTCTGTTaaaagataatttgaaaaagaaattcaataaagAAGTAAAAATTTATCAAACAAGAACAATAGTCTTTACTGAAAAGGCAATAGCCTTTGTCCGATTATACAACATAGAAAATACACAACATATTTCCAACTATCATTGGGATTGAAGGTTTTTTTTGTGGAACTGAACAGGCATGATAGGGTTGACTGCTTGGGTGGGTTTACTGCTAATTGGAGAGCCTAAACCTGGAGATGAGGTGCTAGTTTCTGCTGCAGCAGGGGCAACGGGACTTATAGTGGGACAGTTGGCTAAAATCAAAGGGT
This window harbors:
- the LOC131042964 gene encoding uncharacterized protein LOC131042964; amino-acid sequence: MDQVVRNREVVLLSYSSEGPVTEDNLKIRETQLNLNACKEGEVVVKNTWASVDPYLRWLMKEPNTALYMDSFKLDQTITALMVGKVVLSANPEFKVGDVVTGVYEVSDYSIVGGSKLRKIDTNLAKPSDYLGPLGMIGLTAWVGLLLIGEPKPGDEVLVSAAAGATGLIVGQLAKIKGCRVVGSVGTDQKVKMLKEEFGFDDAFNYKTETDLDATLSKYFPRGIDIYFENVGGQMLEAVLNHINMNARIPLCGMISQYNQDWKESYGVRNIFTLTGKCAKMQGFLVHQHFHRMEEFAKEVGGYMQQGKIKFREDVTQGIENFLEAFNSLFTGGNTGKALVQFKAD